In the genome of Limnobaculum zhutongyuii, one region contains:
- the rhlB gene encoding ATP-dependent RNA helicase RhlB, which translates to MSKTHLTEQKFADFALHPSVIKALENKGFHYCTPIQALALPYTVAGHDVAGQAQTGTGKTLAFLASTFNYLLTHEADSNRKINQPRALIMAPTRELAVQIHNDAEALAQETGLKIGLAYGGDGYDKQLKVLEAGVDILIGTTGRLIDYAKQNHIDLGAIQVVVLDEADRMFDLGFIKDIRWIFRRMPPATQRLSMLFSATLSFRVRELAFEHMNNPQYVEVEPTQKTGHRIQEELFYPSNEDKMRLLQTLLEEEWPERCIIFANTKHACEEIWGYLAADGHRVGLLTGDVAQKKRLHILDDFTKGNLDILVATDVAARGLHIPEVTHVFNYDLPDDCEDYVHRIGRTGRAGASGHSITLACEQYALNLPAIEQYIGHSIPVSRYSSEALLTDLPAPKRLSRPRNTGNPRRSSGPRRNGPPRNRKRPG; encoded by the coding sequence ATGAGCAAAACACACTTAACAGAACAGAAGTTTGCCGACTTCGCACTACACCCTTCGGTAATCAAGGCCCTTGAAAACAAAGGCTTTCATTACTGTACGCCAATACAAGCACTGGCGCTTCCTTATACGGTTGCAGGGCATGACGTTGCAGGACAGGCACAAACGGGTACCGGAAAAACACTGGCTTTTCTGGCATCTACCTTCAATTATTTACTGACTCATGAGGCTGATAGCAATCGCAAAATCAATCAACCTCGTGCGTTAATCATGGCTCCCACCCGTGAGCTTGCAGTCCAAATTCATAACGATGCAGAAGCACTGGCTCAGGAAACTGGTCTGAAAATTGGGCTGGCCTATGGTGGCGATGGCTATGATAAACAGTTAAAAGTACTGGAAGCCGGCGTTGATATTCTGATTGGTACTACCGGTCGCCTTATTGATTACGCCAAGCAAAACCATATTGATTTAGGTGCTATTCAGGTTGTTGTTCTGGATGAAGCCGATCGTATGTTTGATCTGGGATTTATCAAAGATATCCGCTGGATTTTCCGTCGTATGCCACCGGCAACTCAACGCTTAAGCATGCTATTCTCAGCAACGCTTTCTTTCCGCGTTCGTGAACTGGCATTTGAACATATGAATAATCCTCAATATGTTGAAGTGGAACCTACACAAAAAACTGGCCACCGAATTCAGGAAGAGCTGTTCTACCCTTCCAACGAAGACAAAATGCGCTTACTTCAGACGCTTCTGGAAGAAGAATGGCCTGAGCGCTGTATTATTTTTGCTAATACTAAACATGCCTGTGAAGAGATCTGGGGGTATTTGGCCGCTGATGGACATCGCGTTGGTTTATTAACTGGTGATGTAGCACAGAAAAAACGCTTACATATTCTGGATGATTTCACCAAAGGTAATCTGGATATTCTGGTAGCAACGGATGTTGCAGCCCGTGGTTTACATATTCCTGAAGTTACCCACGTATTTAACTATGATCTTCCGGACGACTGTGAAGACTATGTACATCGCATTGGTCGTACCGGGCGAGCGGGCGCCAGTGGGCATTCCATCACTCTGGCTTGTGAGCAATATGCATTAAATCTGCCGGCTATTGAGCAATATATTGGTCACTCAATTCCTGTTAGCCGCTATAGTTCTGAAGCGCTACTGACCGATCTTCCGGCACCAAAACGTCTTTCACGTCCGCGTAATACCGGAAATCCAAGACGTAGTAGCGGACCTCGTCGGAATGGGCCGCCGCGTAACAGAAAGCGTCCAGGTTAA
- the trxA gene encoding thioredoxin TrxA, producing MSEKIIHLTDSSFENDVLKADGPVLVDFWAEWCGPCKMIAPILDEVAAEYEGKLTVAKLNIDQNPATAPQFGIRGIPTLLLFKDGAVAATKVGALSKSQLKEFLDASI from the coding sequence ATGAGCGAAAAAATTATTCACTTAACCGATAGCAGCTTTGAAAATGATGTATTAAAAGCTGATGGTCCTGTACTGGTGGATTTTTGGGCCGAATGGTGTGGTCCATGCAAAATGATTGCCCCGATTCTGGATGAAGTGGCGGCTGAGTATGAAGGTAAACTAACGGTTGCTAAATTGAATATCGATCAAAACCCAGCGACGGCACCTCAGTTCGGTATTCGTGGTATTCCCACTCTGCTACTGTTTAAAGATGGCGCGGTTGCTGCAACGAAAGTTGGCGCACTGTCAAAATCTCAATTGAAAGAGTTTTTGGATGCCAGTATTTAA
- the rho gene encoding transcription termination factor Rho yields MNLTELKNTPVSELITLGENMGLENLARMRKQDIIFSILKQHAKSGEDIFGDGVLEILQDGFGFLRSADSSYLAGPDDIYVSPSQIRRFNLRTGDTISGKIRPPKEGERYFALLKVNEVNYDKPENARNKILFENLTPLHANSRLRMERGNGSTEDLTARVLDLASPIGRGQRGLIVAPPKAGKTMLLQNIAQSIAYNHPDCVLMVLLIDERPEEVTEMQRLVKGEVVASTFDEPASRHVQVAEMVIEKAKRLVEHKKDVIILLDSITRLARAYNTVVPASGKVLTGGVDANALHRPKRFFGAARNVEEGGSLTIIATALVDTGSKMDEVIYEEFKGTGNMELHLSRKIAEKRVFPAIDYNRSGTRKEELLTTSEELQKMWILRRIIHPMGEIDAMEFLINKLAMTKTNDEFFDMMKRS; encoded by the coding sequence ATGAATCTTACCGAACTAAAAAATACGCCGGTCTCTGAGTTGATTACTCTCGGCGAAAATATGGGACTGGAAAACCTGGCCCGTATGCGCAAGCAAGATATTATCTTTTCGATTCTGAAGCAGCATGCGAAAAGTGGAGAAGATATTTTTGGCGATGGCGTGCTGGAAATATTGCAGGATGGATTTGGTTTCCTCCGCTCAGCTGACAGCTCCTACCTCGCAGGCCCAGATGATATCTATGTTTCCCCTAGTCAAATCCGCCGTTTTAACTTACGTACTGGTGACACCATTTCAGGAAAAATTCGTCCACCGAAAGAAGGTGAACGTTATTTTGCATTACTGAAAGTTAATGAAGTTAACTACGATAAGCCAGAAAACGCCCGCAATAAGATTCTGTTTGAAAACTTAACACCATTACATGCTAACTCTCGTCTGCGAATGGAGCGTGGTAATGGTTCTACTGAAGATTTAACCGCTCGCGTTCTGGATCTTGCTTCTCCGATTGGCCGTGGTCAGCGAGGTTTGATTGTTGCGCCGCCAAAAGCGGGTAAGACAATGCTGCTGCAAAACATCGCACAGAGCATTGCTTATAACCATCCTGACTGTGTGCTGATGGTTTTACTGATAGATGAACGTCCGGAAGAAGTTACCGAGATGCAACGTCTGGTAAAAGGTGAAGTTGTGGCTTCAACCTTTGATGAGCCGGCGTCTCGCCATGTCCAGGTTGCTGAAATGGTTATCGAAAAAGCTAAGCGTCTGGTTGAACATAAAAAAGACGTTATCATTCTGCTTGACTCTATTACCCGTTTGGCTCGCGCATATAACACAGTTGTACCGGCTTCAGGTAAAGTATTGACCGGTGGTGTGGATGCGAATGCCCTGCATCGTCCAAAACGTTTCTTTGGCGCTGCTCGTAATGTGGAAGAAGGCGGTAGTCTGACCATTATTGCTACAGCACTGGTGGATACTGGCTCTAAAATGGATGAAGTTATCTACGAAGAGTTTAAAGGTACTGGTAACATGGAATTACACCTGTCTCGCAAGATTGCAGAAAAGCGTGTGTTCCCGGCCATTGATTACAACCGTTCTGGTACCCGTAAAGAAGAATTACTGACAACATCAGAAGAATTACAGAAAATGTGGATCCTGCGCAGAATTATTCACCCTATGGGAGAGATTGATGCAATGGAATTCCTCATCAATAAGTTAGCGATGACGAAAACTAATGATGAATTCTTTGATATGATGAAGCGTTCATAA